The DNA sequence TTTAAAACTAAGTTAAAAATTATCTGAATGCAACAAAATTTTTAGAATAATTAGGAATAGGGCGGCGGTGGAGAAGAAGGGATAGTTTCTTCAGTATATGGAGAACGCAGGAACTCATGACAGCAGTTGAAAGCATCGTAAGAATGTAAAAGAGGAGTACCATCCTCGTTAAATAGAGATCTATAAGCCGGTGGTGGTGGTAGACCACTAAGAGAATTGTAACTGGGTGGTGGCGGCAGACCACTGAATGACATGCGCATTAACTCCTCATATTCTTCATTAGTAAAGAACTCTTGATAACGTCCTATACATTTAGAAAGTACTTGCTTAACTCCTGAACTGATTGAAGGATGTGGGCTCTGCATAACTAAGTCGGCAACCATAGCCTGCAGTAGTGCGGTATGCATATAGGCAGCTGCTTCTTTTCTCTTTCGCACACTATATACTGAGGCAATCAAAAAGCCTAAGATAGAAAGAAGGATGCCACCTCCCCCTCCAGCGCAGCAGCCTATCATTGCTGAAGTCATTACAGAGGCAGCCGCAGGACCAACAAAAAGTATAGAAAAAACAATACCTACTACTAAGGCTGCTAGAGCTATTGTGGCTATCAAACCAAGAGCTAAAAAAGTCAGTGTGGATTGTCTAAAAGCTTTACAAGATTTAATTATGGATTCTGAAGCCGAAGCTGCAGTTATAGTTCCTGCACGATTCAAGGTTGTATCTGATCTATTTAAGGAATTAGTTACCTGAGTTCGGTTTTTTGATAAAAAAGATATTTTCTTTGTAACTTGATAAATTTTATATGCACAGTAAAATACAACACCCAATGTAGGTCCTAGTACAACAGTCAGAATCGTAAAAATTAAACACCCAAATATCCTAAAAAGGATAAGATCAAGAGTAGCCTCAGAATCAGCAGCTAATAGGAAAGAAGAGGAACTCACTGTTAATATTTTCTCTAAAAAACGACCCAAAATTGTCTTCAAGCTTATACTAAAATAGACGGTAAGCTCGTGATCTTCTAGATTGCTAGCAGTTTCTAAATCATCTATAAAAAATACACTTGGCTGAGTTCCTTCCAATAGAAACGAATGAATTGATTCAACTGTAGATTCGTAACGAACAAATCTCTCTTTACTACTTAAAAACAACAAAGTCTCACGTACTTGTTTAATAGATGAAGTTATTGCTAAATTGGAATCAAAGGAATAGCTCATAGGAAACACTGTTTGAGACAAAAAAATTTTAATTTTCTCTCTGCTTTAAAATGAATAAATATAGTTTTTTTAAAAAAAAACGAGAATTTCTTGTTTTTAAAAACCACCTTAATTTTACGACCAATACTTTGCAGTTTTTCTAATTTGCATAAAAGGAGCTTGCATAAAGACTACTAATTTTGAAGATGTCTCTTGAAAAGAAGATTCCTCACCAATTTTATTTGCGATAACACAACCATGAATTATAGTTCCCAAGACCGGTACCAGTAACAAACATCCCCAAAAGTCTGAGAGCCCCTCCCTATTTACACATTCTGGAATACTCTTGATGCCAGATACTATCACTAAAAATAAGAGTTTTACAAGTAGCAAAACTGCAAAAACAACAGAACAAATTACTGACATTAAAGGATAAAGAAGAGCATCAAGGAACATGCACGAAGCTTTCCTAGAAAGAGGAACACTGTCTATATCTCCTTCTTTCATATCAATAAAAATAGAACAAGCCATCGATTTCTCCTTAAAAATGATTGTAGAAATTATAAAGGCTGTCTTATTAATTTAAAATAGAAAGAGATTACTACCTATTAACGAAGTTTCTACTCCAGAAGATAACTATAATACTCGCGATAAAAGGAATGAACTTTATCTTAGCTCTTTACAATATTAAATAGACTATAACTTTCTTCGTTACGTCCAATGTGTAGCAGTTACAACAACTTGATGTAAAGGGGCCGCCATAAACACTCTGCTGTATTCCATATCGCTATTCTTGATCTCTTCGCTATGAATCAGGCAATAGATGAGACCATAAACCATCGATCCTACTAATGGAATGATTAATAAACAACCCCAGAAATCCTTACTAAAAGATTTAAAGCTTTCTTGTATACATCGCTTTTCTCCAAATCCACACGCTGCACTAGATTGCATAATAAGAAATTTTAGAGATAAAAATATAAACTTTACTATGAACAAAAGTAGAAAAACAACAGAACAAATCACTGTAATTAAAGGATATAGAACACAGTCTATAAATAAACAAGCTTTGTGTGTAGCTGAGGATGTATCAATATTATCCTTAGAAAAATACAGACAAGCCATTTTAACACTTATTAATTTATAATGTTTCTGTACTTATACCCAATTTATTCAATTGTTTATTACTACCTTCCGAAATCAGGAAATAAAGTAACAATTTTTCTTTAAAAAAACTAGTCTTAATCTCCTTAAGACCAATTTATTAGAGCAGTTGAACAAATTTGAACAACAGGAGCCTGGATAAAGTTGGCATAACTCTCAAAACTATCATTTGTACTCAGGTCAGAAAAACACACGATAGCACTATGAATTATCGTTCCTACTAGTGGAATGATTAATAAACACCCAAGCCAATCGGGGAGACCGTCAGAGTTCAAGCATCCAAAACTCTTTTGTAGACTAGGAACTGATGTAGATTTAAACAAAGCAATACAGTATGTAATAAGAAATTTTAGAGATAAAAATATAAATTTTACTACCAACAAAAGTAGAAAAACAATAGAAGAAATAACTGCAATTACAGGATAAAAAATAGTATCGATAACTACCAAAGCTCGGTATGAATTCCATTCATCATCTAGAGAATTTATTCCGTCTTTACACAAAAACAAAGGAAGAGAACAAACCATTTTTTATTTCACTTAACAAGAAATTAGCTTTGACTAAACTAGAATAAAACAATTTGTTTTTATTTGCAAATATAAAAGTATTATAAATCAAAATTTAAGATTAAATTTTGATTTATTAAAGTTGTTATAAGAATTAATAAAACTAGGCGTCCAGACTTCTTGTTTTTTACAATCGCAACAGATAATAAAAATTATTTTTATATTTCAATTTAAAAAACTATAATATTCCTAAAATTAGATAGATTATGCTTCTTCCCCTTCCTTCACGGACCATGTTTTAGCAACTAAATAGGTGTGATAAATAGGAATCATTAAAAATAATTCAGGGATCAAATCCTTTTCGCTGTCCTGTGCATCAGAATATATTAAACAATAGAGGACGCCATGAACTATAGTTCCTATTAACGGAACCAATAACAAGCTCAAAAGCAAGAAATCCCTATCCAAACACTCAAAGGTTTCTTCTACACTAGGCCCTTGTCTAGATCTACACACTGCTATCGATTGCATAATAAGGAATTTTAAAGAAAAAAATATCGGTTTCAAAACCAAAAAAACAAGAGAAACAACAAAACAAATCACTGCAACTAAAGGATATAGAATAACATCTATAAATAAACCCACTTTGTGTATGGCTGAGGACGTATCCATACCATCCTTAGAATTAAAATATAAACAACAAGCCATGCGGATAAAAGAATAAGAGATTAAATAAAAAGATTGTAGTTTCCTTCATTAAAAAGAACAACCATTTATATCCTAGATATTTTATCTTTTACTACCTTTACAAAGGTTAGTGCACTAAAAAATAAACCAACTATACTACTTAGAGAGCTTTTCAAATTATCTATCTAACCCCTTGGTAAAGCTATAAAAGAGACTTTTCTTGCCGTTTTTCTATTTTCTAGTATTTTGAAAAAGGTATATAGTAGTCCTGATAAAAGCCTTGAAACAGAAAGCACTCCCAGTTTATAGCAATATCTTCA is a window from the Chlamydia serpentis genome containing:
- the garD gene encoding inclusion membrane protein GarD, with amino-acid sequence MSYSFDSNLAITSSIKQVRETLLFLSSKERFVRYESTVESIHSFLLEGTQPSVFFIDDLETASNLEDHELTVYFSISLKTILGRFLEKILTVSSSSFLLAADSEATLDLILFRIFGCLIFTILTVVLGPTLGVVFYCAYKIYQVTKKISFLSKNRTQVTNSLNRSDTTLNRAGTITAASASESIIKSCKAFRQSTLTFLALGLIATIALAALVVGIVFSILFVGPAAASVMTSAMIGCCAGGGGGILLSILGFLIASVYSVRKRKEAAAYMHTALLQAMVADLVMQSPHPSISSGVKQVLSKCIGRYQEFFTNEEYEELMRMSFSGLPPPPSYNSLSGLPPPPAYRSLFNEDGTPLLHSYDAFNCCHEFLRSPYTEETIPSSPPPPYS